GTACACGCCATACGAGTGCCACGCTAAATCTCTTGAATGGAGCGACCTTAGAAGAGACCCAACAACTTTTGCGCCACACTAATATCCAAACAACTGAGATCTATGCGCATCATTTGAACAGCTTGAATAATAAAAGTAGTGATCGGATCAGCGATGCGATCTTTAAATAGGTACTGGCTTCGGTCAGTGCCTATTTTTTATAGCATAAATTAAAATTTATGCTATAGTATTTTTAAAATCGAATCTTAATACCCTATTAGAACGAAAATTGGGGGAAACTCTATTTTAATAGGTCAAAGAACGATTTTTCAAAAATTACTACTAAGGGGATGAGTTTATGAATCAAAAAGGGGGGCAAGAAAGAAAACTTTTTGACATTTTAAAAGAAAAAAAGCATTTGCGCTATTTGACTTACGCTAAGCTTATTAACCGGACTGGAAGTTCACTTTACAACTTAGCTTTGTTGACGTTAGACTAAACGGGTACAGAAAGCATCCCTGTTAAATAGTCTTCAAGTCTTGATTTATTTTTCAATGGCTTTGCTTATGTTCAACTATCAAGTACCGTTAAGCTTTTTTCTCTTAATCATCTTAGGAAATATCATTTCGGATATTTTCGACGGCTATATCAGCAGCTTATTTGCGCCTTTTTCTAAAACTTGGGTCGCTTCAAATGAACGGCGGATCTTTTCATCTTTTAGTCTCGTAATGTTTAGTCTAAGTTTCGTCACAGGGCAACTTCTTGAGGCAGGTTGGTTAGTGTTATTTCCAAATAATTTTTGGGGACTTGCTCTGATCAATGCTTTGACATTTGCTGTGAGTCTATTATTTTTAAAACGCATAAACTATGATGACACTGTAAAAGTAACTTCGACTTTGGCCAAACATTTTTCGTTCGGCGATTTTTTTCAAAAAATGCGAGAAGCTTATGTACATATGCAAGAACATCATGTGATCCAAACGATGTGGCTTTTAGCATTTACAAAAGAAAGTTTTGCTAGTTTTAGCTTGTTATTGAACGTTGCCATGGTTTCTGATAGTAACTTACGGATCGGAAGTTATGCTCAAACATTAGTAGTTTTACAAGTGACTAGTTTTATTGGATTGAGTTTTGGACCTTTTTTCGGGTAAATTGGTTAGAAGAGATGAGCTATGGGCGGATCCTCATGTTGAGTAACTTGATGATCATCTTAATGACGGTGAGTTGTTTTTATAGATTACCATTAGTCGTTGTTGTATTTATTTTTCTGTGTGCTACAGTTCTTAGTGGTTACATGGCGCCGAAATACCAGACTGAGATCATTCAAAATGTTGCCGAAGAACAATTAACGCGTGTTTTCAGTCTTAATAATTTTATTTTGATGCTTTCGGCTCCGCTAGGATCTTTACAAGCCACACTTTGTCTGCATTTTTTTAGTCTAAAAACTTCGTGGTTGATCCAATTTGGGGTAGTTAGTTTCTTTATCTTGGTCGAAAAAGTCGCACTACGGCATAAAAAAGTCTATTGAGGTATTTATTATCTTAGCATAAAGGCTAAGCGGGATAAACTTATACCTGTGATCGTCACTCTAGTGCATAAAGTTTTTTTGGCAGGACCCAGTAGAGTGTTATCCTTAAGTAAAAGGAGTTGTTTTAGGATGACAGTATTAACAAATGAAATGTTTGCGATCTTTGATCAGCCAGAGTTTTCTTTTAAAAAAATAAAAGCAAGCCACTCACCAGCAGAAATTGCTGAGTTGAAAGCAAGTTTTAAAAACGTCTGGCAAATATGGAAAAAGGTCAATGAAACAGTAGCTAGTCAGTTGCCAGAAAATAAATTTGCTAAAGTTCATGTCGAAAGTTGGACGAACGGTTGGAATCTTCGAGATCATTTTTGGGCATCATATCGTTTAGCTTATCTCGCAGATGCTAATCCGTGCCTTGGAGTCATGCTTGATAAAAAACAATTACAAGTCTATTTGATGTTTCAACACTATAAGAGCGAACAACGTCAAGGGACGCCACAAGAATATGATCAACTGTTAACTGAGATCCCTGCGTGGGCTAAAAAACTAGATCTTTCACACTGGTATCTTTGGGATAAAAACGAAATGGAGTTGGCTGATCACATGCCACTAGCACATTACTTAAGTGAGCAGCAGCTCCAACAACGATTTAATGCTGAAGCACAAAAAACAAGTTTTCTATTAGGTAAATTTGCTTTTCGTGATCAAGACCAAGTTGATGACATGGAGAAATATATTCTTGAGACACTGCTTCAATTGACACCACTGTATGAAAAATTTTCACTTAATTAAAAAAGGTCTGGGAAACGCGTTTATTTGCAACGTTCATAAATATCTTGAATAAAGATAAGAGGAATGCAGTGTACATCCTTTTTTACTATAAAGAAAAAATTTTGAAGATAGATTTAAAGTGATGGAGGACAAATGAGCTCTTTATTTACTTTTTATACATACGCCAAACGCTTGATTTATTTTGTTGTTGTTTGATACTTAAAGACGCCAATGTTAGGCGTCTTTTTTAGTATTGACCTAATAGCTATTTTCATCAAGTTTAATAATTCTTCGTCAGGGGACATTGGGATGAGTCATGTACACTTTAAACGATCTTAAAGGAAAATTTAGCATCGTTAACATCCCATTGAAAATGTGAGGGTACCTCAAAAACGTAGATCTGGTCGGCATTGATGAGTTGGGAAGTTACTGATTCTCTAGCTAGTGGGGAGGCAGGGATAGTATACGTATTTTTAGGAAAGTCTGTAGTGATCTCTCCCATTGCATTTTGCCCACTAACATCGGTCACAAATAATTTCTTAGAAAGATCATCAGCTCTTCAGTTGAATATTGGCGGGCAACGATTTATAGTATGCAACTAGCGCCTGTTCTTTAGTTGCAGTCTGACCAGTATAGCGATCGACTGTTGTTTGTAGTTTGGCGATCTCGGCTGGGAGATCTTTACTTTCTGTAGTGCCACTTGTGCTAGCAGTCGAACTGGAACTTTCAGCCTCAGGCATTATTAATTTTGTTTTTTTAGCACTTGACCTACCGCTAGTGCTCTGTTGTGTTGTCTGTTGTTCGATTTGAGTCAGTGTTTTCTTTTCGGTAGTCCCACAACCTGTTAAGAAAAGTGAACTAAGTAAAATTATGCTACTTGTTTTTAAAAGGTTCATTTAAATTTTCCCCCATCTAAATTAGTGAACGCTACAAATGAACGCGTCTGAGTTGGTTATAACGATTTATTTCTAAGTTTAAAAAAGCTTTATCTTAACTTCCGCAAATTAACATTAGCGGAAGTTGATTGGAAAAAGCGAAAAAAACTCGCACAGTAACTTCTTTTTATGTATAATATAAGAATGTCAGTTCGCATCTGGAAATAAAGTAACTTTAAATCGATCTAAAAAATAACTAGTGCGTTGAGCAACGCACTTTTTTGATTTCTTAAAAAAGATGTTTAAGATATCGTTTGATATTTTGCAATAAGATTGATAATCTATTAACTAGATGATGAACGCTGCGTTTAAACGCGTTTCTCAGCAGTGGTTAGAAAGGGTGTTTTTTATGCCACGAACAGAAAAAGTTGAACTGACTAATATGTGTTTACTCCAAGTTGGAGATGAGATATTAGTCGAAGACCGCCAGAAGAAAGTTTGGCCAGGGATCACCTTCCCGGGAGGCCACATTGAGGCATACGAATCGTTTCATCAAGCGATGATCCGAGAATTTTTTGAAGAAACTGGTTTGACTCTACAAGATCCTAAGCTTTGCGGGATCAAACAATTTTTTTATGAAGATATCCGTTACATAGTTTTATTATATAAAGCAACGAAGTTTTCAGGTGAACTCAGATCTTCAAATGAAGGTAAAGTTTTTTGGATCAAACAAGATGAACTGTTGAAGCAAAAATTGGCAGCTACATTTGATGAGATGTATCGCGTCTTTGTTAATGACGAGTTATCTGAGATCTATCAAACGATCGGTGAGATCAAATTATTTTAGTGAGGAAAGAGTAATATGAGTAATATCAAATATGGCGACGATTCGATCCAAGTTTTAAAAGGTTTAGAAGCAGTTCGAAAAAGACCAGGGATGTATATTGGATCGACTGATAGTCGTGGCCTGCACCATTTAGTTTATGAGATCGTGGACAATGCCGTCGACGAGGCACTCTCGGGATATGGTAAAGAGATCGACGTTACGATCCACCCTGACGATTCGATCACAGTTGTTGATTATGGGCGGGGAATGCCAGTCGGGATGCACGCAATGGGAATCCCAACTGTCGAAGTTATCTTTACTGTTTTACACGCTGGGGGAAAATTTGGCCAAGGCGACTATAAAACTTCTGGCGGGCTTCACGGTGTGGGGGCCTCAGTTGTTAATGCACTTTCTGCATCCCTAACGGTCAATACTGTTCGCGATGGGATCGAATATGAAGAAGACTTTATCAACGGCGGTCAACCAGTCGGAACATTAAAAAAGATCGGCAAAACTAAAAAGAACAGTGGGACGACCGTTACATTCAAACCTGATCCAGAGATCTTTTCAACGACACATTTTAATTACGATACTTTAGCGGAACGATTACGCGAATCAGCCTTTCTTTTAAAAGGTGTTAAGATCGTTTTGACAGATGAACGGACAGCAACACAAGATATCTTTTTCTTTGAAGAAGGGATCAAAGAATTCGTTAGTTACCTAAATGAAGATAAAGATACTTTAGGCGACGTTATGTATTTTGAAGGACAAAAAGATGGTGTCGAAGTTGAAGTTGCCGGGCAATATAATGATGGTTATTCAGAAAACATCATGTCTTTTGTCAATAACGTACGGACTAAAGACGGTGGAACACATGAAGCTGGGATGAAAGCCGCTTGGACTAAGGCTTTTAATGAATATGCGCGGAAAGTTGGACTTTTAAAAGAAAAAGATAAAAATCTCGAAGGTAGCGACGTGCGGGAAGGATTATCAGCGATCGTTTCCGTGCGGATCCCCGAAGAACTACTTCAATTTGAAGGTCAAACTAAAGGAAAATTAGGAACGCCTGAAGCACGAACGATCGTCGATAATATCGTAAACGAGCAACTAACTTATTATCTTTTAGAAAACGGAGATTTTGCCAAAGACCTTGTCAAAAAATCACTCAAAGCACGCGAAGCGCGGGAAGCAGCACGAAAAGCCCGGGATGAAAGTCGAAATGGTAAAAAACGGCAAAAAAAAGATCGTTTGCTCTCAGGTAAATTGACACCGGCACAATCGCGAAATGCTAAGAAAAATGAACTTTTCTTAGTCGAAGGTGATTCAGCTGGTGGTTCTGCTAAACAAGGGCGGGACCGTAAATTCCAAGCGATCTTACCTCTGCGAGGCAAAGTCTTGAACACGGAAAAAGCTAAACTGCAAGATATTTTAAAAAATGAAGAGATCAACACAATGATCTACACGATCGGTGCTGGTGTCGGAGCTGAGTTTGAATTAGAAGATGCTAATTACGATAAGATCATCATCATGACCGACGCAGATACAGATGGTGCGCATATCCAAACTCTATTATTAACATTTTTCTATAAATATATGCGCCCGATGATCAATGCAGGACGTATTTATATCGCTTTACCACCACTTTACAAGTTGCAAAAAAATGTTAATAAGAAACTTCAAGTGCGCTACGCTTGGACTGATGACGAACTCAAAGTTCAAGCAAAAGCAATGGGGAAAGGCTATTCACTTCAGCGTTTTAAAGGTTTAGGTGAAATGAATGCCGATCAACTTTGGGAAACAACGATGAACCCTGAGACCCGAACGCTTGTGCGCGTAAAGATCGAAAACGATGCTTTAGCAGAAAAACGGGTCACGACTTTGATGGGCGATAAAGTTGAACCGCGACGCAAATGGATCGAAAAAAACGTCCAATTTACTTTAGAAGAAGACGGCAGCTTACTCGACACGACACTCGCAACCAATGCACACCAAGAAGTAGAAAATAGTTAGGA
This window of the Ligilactobacillus faecis genome carries:
- the parE gene encoding DNA topoisomerase IV subunit B, producing MSNIKYGDDSIQVLKGLEAVRKRPGMYIGSTDSRGLHHLVYEIVDNAVDEALSGYGKEIDVTIHPDDSITVVDYGRGMPVGMHAMGIPTVEVIFTVLHAGGKFGQGDYKTSGGLHGVGASVVNALSASLTVNTVRDGIEYEEDFINGGQPVGTLKKIGKTKKNSGTTVTFKPDPEIFSTTHFNYDTLAERLRESAFLLKGVKIVLTDERTATQDIFFFEEGIKEFVSYLNEDKDTLGDVMYFEGQKDGVEVEVAGQYNDGYSENIMSFVNNVRTKDGGTHEAGMKAAWTKAFNEYARKVGLLKEKDKNLEGSDVREGLSAIVSVRIPEELLQFEGQTKGKLGTPEARTIVDNIVNEQLTYYLLENGDFAKDLVKKSLKAREAREAARKARDESRNGKKRQKKDRLLSGKLTPAQSRNAKKNELFLVEGDSAGGSAKQGRDRKFQAILPLRGKVLNTEKAKLQDILKNEEINTMIYTIGAGVGAEFELEDANYDKIIIMTDADTDGAHIQTLLLTFFYKYMRPMINAGRIYIALPPLYKLQKNVNKKLQVRYAWTDDELKVQAKAMGKGYSLQRFKGLGEMNADQLWETTMNPETRTLVRVKIENDALAEKRVTTLMGDKVEPRRKWIEKNVQFTLEEDGSLLDTTLATNAHQEVENS
- a CDS encoding glucose-6-phosphate 1-dehydrogenase family protein, which produces MTVLTNEMFAIFDQPEFSFKKIKASHSPAEIAELKASFKNVWQIWKKVNETVASQLPENKFAKVHVESWTNGWNLRDHFWASYRLAYLADANPCLGVMLDKKQLQVYLMFQHYKSEQRQGTPQEYDQLLTEIPAWAKKLDLSHWYLWDKNEMELADHMPLAHYLSEQQLQQRFNAEAQKTSFLLGKFAFRDQDQVDDMEKYILETLLQLTPLYEKFSLN
- a CDS encoding 8-oxo-dGTP diphosphatase translates to MPRTEKVELTNMCLLQVGDEILVEDRQKKVWPGITFPGGHIEAYESFHQAMIREFFEETGLTLQDPKLCGIKQFFYEDIRYIVLLYKATKFSGELRSSNEGKVFWIKQDELLKQKLAATFDEMYRVFVNDELSEIYQTIGEIKLF